One window of the Bartonella bacilliformis KC583 genome contains the following:
- the truA gene encoding tRNA pseudouridine(38-40) synthase TruA yields MARFKLTLEYDGSNYAGWQRQAELRTVQGAVEQAIFHFSGQQLTITTAGRTDAGVHATGQVAHVDFEKDWHVNTIHNALNAHLRQQGDNIAILNVENIPDSFDARLSAVKRHYLFKILNRRAPPALNAKRVWWLPRPLNADAMHKAAQKLVGKHDFTTFRSAHCQAKSPIRTLECLDVQREGEEIFLYARARSFLHHQIRSFAGSLMEVGIGRWTAQDLEEALHAKDRARCGMVAPPSGLYLTQVDY; encoded by the coding sequence ATGGCACGTTTTAAACTTACCCTTGAATATGATGGATCAAATTACGCTGGCTGGCAACGCCAAGCAGAACTTCGTACCGTGCAAGGTGCTGTTGAACAAGCTATTTTTCACTTTAGCGGCCAACAACTCACCATTACAACAGCAGGAAGAACCGATGCTGGTGTGCATGCTACCGGGCAAGTTGCTCATGTTGATTTTGAAAAAGACTGGCATGTGAATACGATACATAATGCGCTTAATGCTCATTTACGGCAACAAGGCGACAATATTGCTATCTTAAATGTAGAAAATATTCCCGATAGCTTTGATGCACGATTATCTGCAGTTAAACGTCATTATCTTTTTAAAATTCTCAACCGTCGTGCACCGCCAGCTTTAAACGCCAAACGCGTATGGTGGCTGCCGAGACCTCTGAATGCCGATGCGATGCATAAAGCCGCACAAAAACTTGTAGGAAAACACGATTTTACGACTTTCCGATCAGCACACTGCCAAGCTAAAAGTCCTATTCGCACTCTTGAATGTCTGGATGTTCAAAGAGAAGGAGAAGAAATTTTTCTTTATGCACGAGCCCGCTCTTTTCTTCATCATCAAATCCGTTCATTTGCGGGAAGCCTTATGGAAGTTGGTATAGGACGCTGGACAGCTCAAGATCTTGAAGAAGCCCTCCATGCTAAAGATCGCGCACGCTGTGGCATGGTTGCACCTCCTTCAGGCCTTTATTTGACACAAGTTGATTATTAG